Below is a genomic region from Rosa chinensis cultivar Old Blush chromosome 5, RchiOBHm-V2, whole genome shotgun sequence.
ACTGTCTTAATAGTTTTCCAGCAAAGTTGAGACCCACTTAATAGAtgcattttctcaaattttagtCTCGCCAAATGTTATATCAACGCGGTGCTAGCAGCAACACCCTATCATGTAAATGCAATAAATTTAAGAATCTCTGGAAAGGACAAGCACAGAATTCCTAAAGAATCGTCAGAAAGCAGAAAGGGGAACAACCCCTTGGTAGTTTGGTTGACATGTATGCTTCTCAACCAATACAGAAAAAAATTTATGGGATTGAATTAGGTTTAGTTTAGATGAATTCCCATACATATTACAATACTTCAATCCAAAATTTTTCCACCGAGAGTTTAAAGCCTATCAGGTTAGTCCTATATATGGTTTTACTCAATATCATTTGAGTACCGTATTTTTCTAATGTTTGATGCCCAGAAACAATACACAAAGTCTGACAGATATACCAAAGTGCTCCATTTACAATTAAGAAATTTTAAATGAACCTCTGCAGTTGCTGACAAGAACGTAATTATTTCCTTCAAAAATCCCCATTTCTGTAAATCTGGATCAGGCAGTACTCAATGGCTGGTTAAGTGGACTCTATAGTGTTAGGTGATTGGCTACCAAATGCTGTTTATGGTGCCAGGTGGTTGCCTACCAAAACTCTCCAAAAACAACCTAAAGGAGCCCAGACTAGGCAACCACCAACCAGTATGAATAGTGTTCAGTAGGCAGCCACTAAACACTAAGAGTATACCGTAGCCAAATTGGAAATTTTGGCAGTAAAAATTGTTGGTGGTCTACTCAGCAACAAATATATTTTTGGCagcaaatatatacatatatatatatatatatatatttatattcccTTTTGTGGGGTTGGGGGTGGGGGGGGTGTGGTGTATGTCCCTTTTCTATATCAGTATACTGTCAAGTGTCAACTACCTTGTCGGTACTTGTCTCTGATATGAAGACTGAACTGAGAGGAATATTGAAGGCAGAAGCAGCCACCTGAGCAACTTTTGTATGCAAACCTTGCCCCATCTCAACTCCTCCATGTGTGACTAGAACAGTTCCATCTGTGTAGACATGAACAAGAGCACCTGCCTAAAAATCATTAAATAGTACACAATCAGGGTTGCAATACCAGAATAGGTagtatataagaaatgaaaaacaaTATAAAATAATTCTCGGTGCCAATTAGGTCTAATAATCTCATTGTTAATTGGCCTAAAAACTAGAAAACTATTAGAAAAAGGTTAACCAAACTACCCAAAATTAGGGGCTGAATTTggataaaaaatataaaaaaattaccaGAATGGAACATTACTCATTTATATAACAGAAGGGTCCTTTTGGTTTATGTATTTGGAACTTAGAATTACAATTTGGATGAACCTCTAGTTTCGTAATAGGTTACAGAAAGAAACTCCATTTAACATCTGGATGTCATACATCTTATACTAGAATAAACTCTTAAACTGTAATTGTGAAAGCTTTAAGTTTGTAGCTTGTTATTAAGGTGAAAATACAACAAAATCCTGCATGTCTGATCACTCTAATTTTGTAAAGGTTAATAAGAGAAGAGCAATTATAATTTAGAAAAATTCCACCATCACATTCTAAGACCATTACCTGGTTCATGAGCTTTAATGTAAATGATATGCCAAACTTCGTTGGTATCATGGCTACACCACGCTTCCGCCACCGATTATGAGTATTAAATTGGCAAACTTCACTGCGAGCCTTTGAAAATTCACAAGATAGTTTTAGTTCGTTCCAAAGCGGGGCCAGTGTACAGTGTTGAAGTTTCTGACCATAATGCAATATTGATCCTTCACCTTGAAAATTAATCTCctgaaaggaaattaaattaCCACCACACATAAGCAGGAATACAGCCATTATATCTGAGGCCCAACTGCAACATAAGAACTCATTCCTCATGAAAAAGTTCAACTTACTCTTATCTCTTCTGGGCTTTTATTCAGTTCTACGGCAATTCTTTGAATCCAATTTTCAGCAATAATCATCCCTTGAGGACCACCAAATCCTCGGAAAGCAGTGTTACTGGGTATATTAGTGAAGCAAACTCGTCCCACAATTCTCACATTTGGAATCTCATAGACATTATCCGAGTGAAACATAGCACGCTCAAGCACAGGAAGAGACAAATCTAGTGAATTTCCAGCACTATTATAGATGAGAAGATCCAATGCCAACACCTTTCCCTCATTTGTAAAGCCCACCTATGTCAAATAACATATCCCATCAACATTTATTTTCCATCACATATATCTCTCTTTACAgagaaaaaaactaaaatccacCCAAACAATAATAGCATAATTATTACTTATATTCTACACCAAAATTCAATAAGTTCAGGAGGTAAGGCCCTTCTCTTTCCCTATCTCCTAAATTTTCTTTGCTTCCAGGAAAATAATGGAGTCGTCATATTTCTCCCCACCTACTGAAGACATTCTCTTTGCACTAATAAGACTAAAGGAGGTAACACAATTTTGTTACAACACGCACGGTGAAGAGGCCGAACTGTTCCTACTTGacactaaaatccataaaccaaTCTTAATCTCCCTTTTAGCTTATCTTGTATATGACAAACACTTTTCATAGCAACAGCTATGTATTGCAAAATATGTATTGCAAAATTAAAGAACAAGACATAAAATGTCAATATCCAAAAACAAGAATCAATAATAGGCACAAGCACCTTGTATTTTCCAAGAAAGCTATGGCGCTGCCCAGTTATCATCATGTCCGTATCACGGTCTAATGTAATTTTGACTGGTCGATTCAATAGATATGAAGGAACAGAAGCTGCAGCAGCAATGAAAGCTGATCTTGTCTCCTTGCCGCCAAAACCGCCGCCAATACGCTTCGTTTTACAAATTACTTTTGACATTGGAAGACCAAGAACATGAGAAACATACTTCTGGTGCTTCTGAGGAGCCTGCACAGTGATGATCTTATGTTACATTTCTACTAAAACTGAAGTTCCAAAAAAAACGTGAGACACTAGATGAAAATTTTTTGGACAATCCTGTCATATATAAACTGATGCAAGCAGAAAACTGTTTTAGAATTATAACATACTTGAGTGGATGAGATCATATGAACTTCATTGCCACCATCCATTGTCCATATCACACTGCTCTGTGGCTCCAAATAGAAGTGTTCCTGGCCTCCCACTAGAACTTCCCCCTCTATGACCTTGTCACATTGACATGATTGAAAGCAAAGATCCACATCTCCTTTCCTAAAACGCCTCTCAGTATTAGGATGGAAACTATTAGCATTGATGGCATCCTGTATCGATAAGATGGCTGGGAGCTCTTCATACTCAACGTGAACTTTCATTGCTGCTAATTTTGCCTTTTCATGTGTATCTGCAACTACCACTCCTATAACCTGCATAGGATATACAATAACACCATGGTCAAACTAAACACTGAGAGAGAATGCAGTAACACAGCAGTTTTTGCGTAggtgtgtttggtggggtggtaaggcagTGCCTTCGCATTTAGAAGGTCATGTGTTCGAACCCCATCAAGGGTGGGGGTGCAGTGgggtttaaaaataaataaaaagtaaaaaaaatgcGGGAACACAGCAATATGCCATAGAAGGAATTAGTTCAGCATGACCAAATAGCATTTGACTCATGTGAGTCTAACATATATCCAATGGTATTTCATGACGACTAACTTTTCTGGGTTCTAAAATTATCTTTAACACACTGCTAAGTATCAAGCAAATAATCTAACAGCATTCTCAGAAATTAATGGATGATGCCGTTAGATCCGgaatctgagagagagagagagagagatttgttAATCATCGTACCTGACCTACACAAGTGACAAACTCTGAAGCAAATAGTTCCTCGTCAACAACAACGGGTCCAACTTTATTATCAGCTGGAACATCCTTGGCAAAAAATATGCCTGCAAACCCAGGCGATAACTTTGCTCCTGAATCATCAATTGAAAGTATACGAGCATGAGGTTTTTTGCTCAATATTAACGCGGCATGCAAGCCATTGGGAGGCAATGGTGTATCATCAGCATATTCTGCCTCTCCTGAAACCTAGTAGAAATTGTCATTCGTGATGTTAACATCATACTGCTATACAACATAGAGAGACTCGTCCACCATGCACAAAAGTAAGATTTTGACGAAATCAACATTCATATAGAGGGGAAAAACAAGTCTCTATTGGAAGTTTGGAACAAGAACATATCAACGTATTGTATGTTCAAATCAAATCAACATACCAATTTATACAGGATTTCAGACATAAACTGCTCTGTAACTATCCTAGTTATTCTAAATGCCCAATAGTCAGCCATTAAACTAAATGCACAATATCACCCGACATATATACGTATGGCATTTTGGAAAGATGTTCCACTTGTATGGTATAGTGTACATGAAAAGGAAGAGTTGAATTTCGGTGATCGTGAGCTACCTTCGGCCCTATCCTTGTGATAACTTTATTACACTAGATATTCAAGGTCCTCTTGAAAATGTTTGGATCCTTTCTAGCCCCTTATACAACATACGTGGTAACAATAAACAAGCAAAAGGAGAAGGAAAAGGAAAGGACATAACTAAGCTTGTCaattattaatttatatatgcaGGGTCCAAAAagttataaatataaataaatagcaaaagtaaaaataatattATTGCCAGTATGTATGGGACAAACCTGAAGTTTCGATGATAGATGAACCTCAGGAGACCCAACAGCTGTCCCATGTTTTGTAATTTCATAGTCTTGAGTTCCTATAACAGATGGCCTGTCAAATGGTTGTATAGCAGAAAGATGAGACAATGGTACACTTCCCTTAAGGCCTTTTTCCCTTTCCAGCTGATGAGAAACCCACAGAAAAAACTTGAAGAAAAAGCTAAGTGTCAAAGACTTACGAAACTCCACCATCCCACCAGGAGCATTATCTCCGAGCAATACATCCTTCTGGATGATTTTCAGAGCACCCTGCAATAGCTCCTGGTTCCAACTCTTTCCAGTGAGAAAGTCTTTTGTTCTTGttgcagaaagagagagtggAGCTACACCCCCATAAACAATAGATGCATCAGAAACTACAATGTTTTCACCTCTTTCCTCAAGATGAACACGAATTCCAGCATTCACAATTGCAATATCATCATCCCTTCTGTGAGCTTGTTTATATTCTTTCACATACTCAAACGGCCTAGTCCAAGGTAAAAATACAGAAAGTAGAATTTCACCACTTCCCAGATCCACCTTACGGTAACCAAGGAAAAACTTTTCTGCCGGCGTGGTTCTAATGTTCCCTTTGGAATCAACAATTCGAAAAGTTGCTCTGGCAGCCATCCAAAGGGGGTTCAAGTCTGAAATTGGACTGGCTGTACAGATATTTCCACCCACACAAGCAACATTTCTTATTTGCATCCCAGCAAACCATTTTAATTGTTCAACAAAAGCCTTACAGGAAGAAGTTTCATGAGCTGCACGTTCTGTTATGACCTTTCTTAAGAATTTAAGTAGTTCAGAAAGTCTTACCGCAGAACCTATCTCAAGTCCATCATCCTTCAGATTCAGTATACTAAGTTCAGGTACATGTGTAACAGAAATTAAAACCCGATATTGAATTTTTTTCAACCTCATTTCAATTCCTACCTCAGTATTACCTACTAATAACTTTGCATCTGGGTATTTTTCTTTTAACTCTAGTACTTGCTTAAGTCTCAAGGGTCTGAACCACTTTAACCCACTGAATCCATTCAAATGTAAATAAGTTGATTTTCTCAACATGAGCTCAGGAGGAAATATAAGTTCCTTGTCCGTGTATGTGCTTCCATCAATTTCACTATACGATACAGGTGCATACCTCTCGTCACAAGTACCCATTTTGTGACGGTTGCTTGATATCTCACTTTTTAATCCACACGAACAAGGTTTACCAGTTGAAGGGCACACAAATTCACCTCCTTCAAGACTTAGAGATGATATGTCAATGTACGGTTTATCATCTGTTTTGGCAAAGACACGAAAAGCATCAACAATTGGTCTGTAACCAGTGCATCGACACAAGTTTCCTGCTAAACATTCTTCAATCTGCTCCTCATTAGGTGGGGTCTGACTTGACCTTAATAACGCATAGACGGACATGATAAAACCAGGGGTGCAAAATCCACATTGTGAGCCATGAGATTGTGCCAATGATTCCTTCAGAATATAAAATCATATTAGGTGAGAATCTTAATAAGTACTAGACAGTATGGTATAAGTAGGCTAAAAAACACTCTCCCTAAAGCGTATAACCACTATATGATGCTGCAAAAATAGTTAAAAATATGTGGGAGATCCCAAAATGGTTATGCGGCAGGGTGAGAGGTAGCATTTGTTAGATTTTAGAGTTAATATCTGGAGGAATGTAGGCTAAAAGCCAGCTGGGTAATTTGATTTGAACAACTTAGCTGCACTAAATGTTTATAACATCTCAGGTCAAATGACATTATGTGACCTCACTGacttaaaaacacaataaaaaccctgtttCCAAAAGTGTGATGTGAATTGCACCTAATCAGTAAGGGTGATTCTATCAGACCTTGATTGGCTTTTCATATAACAGGTACAAAGTAAAAGGTTCATTTAACTAGGTAACTCAAGCCTCTTGTATTAACAATATCTAATTGTTAGCTATACcttttgaaataaaaataaagaaagataaAAGCACTCCTAATAATGAAATAACAGATAAAAAGATGGGGAGGTGGGGGGCGGGGAAAGGAGAAGGAAGCAGCATATTTTACTTGAATTGGGTGCAGGCCTTGTTTATGGTTCCCAAGTCCTTCCACTGTAATTACGTGCATCCCTTCTAAAGAATACAGTGGAGCCAAGCATGCATTAACGGCGTAGTGCCTGCAAGAAGAGTATAAATAGTTCAGTTTGATTTGAAAGTACAGAATCCAATATCGAGAAAGGTCGATACGGTTTCTGTGTCTGTTAACATGCAAGTGCGCTCATTCACATGTCCATGattatcaaagaaaaagaaactcacAGGCATTTCTTCAGTTTTTGGTCATAATGCGAAACCATTACAGTACACGCACCACAACCACCTTCACCACAACCAAGCTTTGTCCCCGTGAGACCTATGTCTTTATTGCCACAAAGGCAATGGAGTTTCTAATTAGATTTTTCGGCATAAAGACTGTAAACCTAAACTTTATATCACGTCGAAAAGGAacattatataaaataaaatacaagaaCAAAATCAGTAAAAAACCAGAAACAGACCAAATACAAGAGATGTTATCCAGAGCAAATATATCAACCATTTCAGACAACGAGACCAATCAACTCGATAGTTCAAGAATACTAAACATCATTCCAGGTAAAACAAACAGTataacaaacacacacacacacacacactgacaTTGACAACAATCAACCATTCTGATATAGAAATGAAAGCTTCCCGCTAAGCAACACGATCTCATCCTACCACTGAAAAACAATAGTTGACAGATTTCTCCACACAAAAACAGCGCAATCAAATTCCATTAACAGAAATCCAATCCAATTCAAAAACTAGAGGTTCCAGAAAGTCCACATCAAAAACCGGAATCGAGATTACAATTtccgaaaaagaagaaaggaagactTGGATAAAGCAAGAGCGGAACCTCTGAGGTACTCAAGGAGGGTGAGGTGAGCCAATCCATCAGGCAAGACTCGACGAATTCCATTAACATACAATATGGCCTCGTTCGAGTCCTCCCCGGCCTCCTCTTCGCTCTTCAACGACCccattcttctctcttctctctctctctctctctctctctctcttcctctgttTCCTTACAACAGCTTTCAATCACTACACTACTTGTAGCTCCCAGTTTTTTCTTCTTGCAGAAATTTCAAGGCTTTGAATAATCTAAAGTCGGTtaacccaaatttgaaattttctttttttttttcctttttttttcatattaggAAATGGAAACTGAAAAGTTACCTCTTGAGCATCGCGCCAAATGAGGGAAAGTAaatactccttttttttttttctttttctttttttatgagaaGAAGGAAAGTAAATACTCCTTGGTCAGTGGAGTATATATACGGAAATTTTTAAATATGTCATTggtgaataaaaatatattttttttaaataaacaaaaattaccaatgattttctttttttagacaTAGCGTTTTAATAATAACTTTTTCTAAAAATATAACCAAATGAAACTTCACGAAATATTGCAAAATCAGTTCACTCTAGAATGAGTGAACGAATAGCAGTTTGTAAGAATGCGAGTACATAATGCATACTTCAATCTAGAACAGTGAATGGGCTTACTAGAAAAAGAATGTACTACCACAAACCACATATTATCAATAACTTCTAAAGTGATGAAAATTCAAACAAGCATCCATATTTAGGGATGGCATTTTAACCCATGGGTATGGGTACCCGTGGGTATTTATTCCATATGGGTATTTTTTTTATGGGTATGGGTATCCATTTATGAAGTTTGGGTGGGTATAGGTATTTTATAAAATACCCATTATAGAAATGGGTGGGTATGGGTATTACCCACAGGTGCATAAAATTTTCCCAATACCCAAACTCTATtcacttctcttctctctctgattcttctctgctctctctctgattcttctctctcctttcaACCCAGCAATCTGGCCAGAGATCGACTACTCCGGCATCTAGGGTTGAGAACGTGGTGGATTTCGATATGTAGTTTCAATTGTCATGAAATGTAGTTTCGATATATTGGCATAAATGGGTTTTGATCCTTGAGGATCAGGCCGTGATCGACTTGTagatttgatatattgatcgtagaagtgttccgatgactttgtgtggtctcagatgaggatccgaccgtttgatcatcatataattgtgaaaagacaatTCAAAAGGCTATCCATGAGGATCCACCCGTTGGATTGTAGTATAATTTTGTGACGATGATTCTACAGGtgatctgggacgatccaaccgttggatcttcatataattttgagaggatgatcctaacgGCTATCCGTGAGAATCCAACGGtgggatcatcgtataattttgtgaggatgattctaaaggcgatccaGGACgctccaaccgttggatctttgtataattctGAGAGAATGATCTTAAGCGCTATTCATGATGATCTGACCGTttgatcatcgtataattgtgaaaagacgatccaAAAGAAGATCCGTGAGgttccgaccgttggattgtagTATAATTTTGGGAAGACGATTCTACAGGCAATCCAGGACGattcaaccgttggatcttagtataattttgaaagaatgatcctaagggcgatctgtgaggatctttgtataattatgagaggatgatcttaaggctgatccgtgaggatccgaccattggatcgtcatataaacTTAATATGGACCATATTAAGTTTACCGGATACAGAGTTCATAGTGCACTACATAATGCATAGAGATTTAAagagaattttttttgaaatccCTCAATACATAGATCCACGAATAACCACGAGCAGCAGAACAATCTTCTTCTAATTCTGAAGGGTCATTGATGGGATTTGGGCAATGGGCATCCTACTGGTCACCATCCTTGCCACAACAGTCACAACTCACAAGACATGAAACCAATCTCATCCAGAAATCTCTTCATGGTAGTGACCATTCGTATACACACCTATTGACGAAGGAAGGTAACCGTATCCCTGCTGTAAAGGAGGCTTTTCAGTTCTAGCATAGGCTTGGTTTCGGAGACGAACACAATATTCACACATCGGAGCCTTCAATTTCACTGCCTTCCTACGTGGTGGTTCCGGTTTCCCTGTTAAATAAAGAAACAGGTAACGATGAGAtgagaaaaccaaaaaaccagTGATGTAACAATTATAATGCTAGCTGCAGATGGATGCAATGACATTATCTATGATcccattaaaaaaataaaaataaataaataaataaaaaatgtcaATATCAAAGCAGAAGCTtattgaagaagaaaatccAGAAAACTAAGGGAGAAAACGAGACAAAATGAATCACTACATTGTTACTGGTTGGTTACCAATTACACTTACACATGTACatacaagtgtgtgtgtgtgtgtgtgtgtcatatCATATCTGAGAAGTACTTCAAATGAAAACTCAAAAAGAGCAAAGATACAAGAACAGTAAGCACAAGCGCAGCAAAAACCACAAACATAATAGAAAAACACAGCAGCAAGCTGCTAAAAAACCAGTCCTAAGGACGGATAAAATCTCAGATAGACCTATGCGGACATAGGAGACCATCATTCACCAAAACATCCAACACAGAGGTTGGAGGACCATTGGTCCAAACTTGTGTTCACAGCCTCTTTCTAGCTAGCTTGGTCGCAGCATTAGCAGCGCAGTTAGCTTCTCTTGAAATCCAATCCCAATTAACACAGGAAAAAGAGCTTTTGAGTTTATGAAACTCATTGAGAAAAGGATAATCTTCCAATTTCCTCTGGAAATCTTGTTCTTCAGACCATTAACTATCTCTTGACAGTCACTCTCCAATATCAgcttgtcaatatttaaatctcTAGCCAGTTGCAATCCATGAATAACTGCAGCTCCCTCACATTCAATTTCCGAATTGGATGCGATATGGGTACTAGAACCAGCTACCCAGTTACCATTGGTATCCCTGACCACAACACCAATACCAGCCTTTCCAGAGGTCTCATCCCAAGAACCATCAACATTAACTTTCATGTATCTAGGAGGAGGAGTCCACGAATGGGTTGgaggagaatttttttttttttttggggggggggagcTTTTTCTAACCAATTCGATCTCTTCCCCTGAGCAAATTGATAATCATCCCTTTGTTTGTTCTGATGATTGTGGCCTCTAGAGATGGCAGGACACCATTAAAAGCAGCCGAACATCTTACTTCCTTATTTCCCATAATACCAAGTGAAGGTCCAATCGATCCTCCCAGTATGATCTGAAAGCGTTCTAACAGTGTTTACCAACCAAGTATCCAGAGTGGTAATCTTCATAGCCAATCTGCACCAAACTAAACCAGGCACTGTACACCCAAGCGTATGTTtggaacaaagaaaaccaatggAAAACAAAACCCCAGTAGCATTAGGGAAGACAAGGCCTTCAATCTTCAAAAGCATTAGCTCAGTGGGAATTGTAGTAACAGGGCAGACCCTACAACTAATTCATCaacttcttcaaaattcaacttaacacttcttcttcaaaaagtCATTCAATTCTTCTTGCTCAAACTACATCTACTTATGAATCAAAAGTTTTCAAAAAGTCATTCATCTTCTTGTTCAATCTCTAACTCAATATGAATCAATAAGTATTCAAACTTTTGGGTGAAAATTGGTTTTTCAATCCTCCAAACATGATATACAATTCTAAAAAGTAAACTGACCAAAAGCATACCTTTGAAATCCCTCAATACATACTTCCACGAAAAACGGCGAGCAGCAGGATCTTCTGGTTCTGGAGGGTCATTGATGGGATTTGGGCAATGGGCATCCCAGTGGTCACCATTCTTGCCACAACGGTCACAATACATGAAACCAATCAAATCAGAAATCTCTTCATGGTAGTGACCATTCGTATCCACGCCTATTGACGATGGAAGGTAACCATATCCCTCTGGTATAGGAGGCGGCACATATCTGGTACAGGCTGTGCTACACGGAAGACCACATTCGGAACAGCCAGGACCACGACGACGCTTTCGTTTCAACTTCGAATTCCCACGCGGGGTTAGCGGTTCCCCTGTAATATAAAGAaagggtgatgatgatgatgatgagaagAACAAACCAAAAGACCAGTATCCAAACCTAGGGAAGCATGGATGCAAGCAATTACATGGTATATATATGATCCAACCATCAAGCCAAGGCAGTAGCCATCAATCAATCAACATATAATCTATAGATCAATGGAACATCTTAAAGGCCCAAGTATACACTAGGGCATTAAAATACAAGTGGTGAACTACAATGCGGCAATAAATTTTCAATACAGAAAGGCAAATTGGTGCCCAGCACAAACCAAAACATCATATATACCGTACCTTTATGAGTCTCGATCTCATCGGAGTAATCAGAACGGCCGGGCGCGTCTTCGATACGGCGGCGCTTCCCGCTGCGGCAGTCCACTTCGATTTCGTGTTTTCGCTTCATCGTACCCTCTAGGTCCCGGGgaagagagatttttttttttctccttggTTAAACAGAGGGAGACTCGGTTTTTATAGTTTGCCCGATTAAAAAAAGCCCAACAGCGGCTTCTTGCTCCCCTATAAAAAACACAAACCCGGAACGTACAGAAACGGCTTCTGTAAAACCAGAACTCTCCTTCGGGaggcggaggaggaagaagctgCCGGAGGGTCTGCATTTTAGGTATATCTCTTCATGTTAAAACTAGTTTCATGTTAAATTCTTTGTAacaacgtttttttttttttggaaaggtGAGACctttatctttcattttggtgtaaaaTAAATATGAGACCTTTATTGATATTGTGCTCTTGATTTGTTGAATTGGTTGCAAGCCTTCTGATGACCCTCTGCTCATTAGTCAAGAGTTTGCCTGAGACAAAGGACCAGAGGAATATTTTGAGCTTAGGCGGGATCGGAAGAGACCAGTTACTCAACCATCCATAGTTTTGATATCCTTGATCATCACACAGAAGCTTGTAAGCAGATTTAAAAGAGAAAATGCCAGAAGAGGTACTTCCCCAAATTAGCTTATCCGGCAAATCACTAATAGCTAAAGGAACAACAGTGATTTTATCAACAATGTCATCAGGTAGATTAGCATGTAACATAGGTATGTTCCAATCATTATTGATCCAAAAATCCTGCACAAGAGAATTAATATCAACAATATCATGATTCAAAGCATAATTTTCAAGGATACCACAAGAACTCCATCTGTCAACCCAAAACTTGGTACTAGCACCATTTCCAATTCTCCACATCAAACCTTTCCTCAATAGATTAGCACCATACACAACACCAGACCAAGTACTGGAGCAGTTGGGAGGTTTCCTATAGTTCTCATGGAGCAGAGATTCAGAGTGGAGATATTTTGCCTTATAAATTTTGTTCCACAAGCCCTCGTCATTTTGAGTCACTCTCCAGCTAGCCTTTGCAAGCATTGCTTTGTTCATATCAGCTGTCTTTTTTATCCCCAGACCACCATTACATTTAGGTTTACAAACAAGATCCCAACTAGAAAGATGGATCTTTCTCTTTTGTTCAGTATCACCCCATAAGAAATCCCTGTTTAATTTGTCAAGCTTGTCACATAATTGCATAGGAAGCTTAGCAGTCTGCATATGTAGAAAGTGATTTTCATTGCCTTTGTTTATACAACTATACAGCTTATATAGCAGTAGATATGCTGctgttacatagagagaataAAGTGCATTTACAACAAATATAAAACAGATCCTAAACTGATGCTATCACAG
It encodes:
- the LOC112202499 gene encoding xanthine dehydrogenase 1 isoform X1 — translated: MGSLKSEEEAGEDSNEAILYVNGIRRVLPDGLAHLTLLEYLRDIGLTGTKLGCGEGGCGACTVMVSHYDQKLKKCLHYAVNACLAPLYSLEGMHVITVEGLGNHKQGLHPIQESLAQSHGSQCGFCTPGFIMSVYALLRSSQTPPNEEQIEECLAGNLCRCTGYRPIVDAFRVFAKTDDKPYIDISSLSLEGGEFVCPSTGKPCSCGLKSEISSNRHKMGTCDERYAPVSYSEIDGSTYTDKELIFPPELMLRKSTYLHLNGFSGLKWFRPLRLKQVLELKEKYPDAKLLVGNTEVGIEMRLKKIQYRVLISVTHVPELSILNLKDDGLEIGSAVRLSELLKFLRKVITERAAHETSSCKAFVEQLKWFAGMQIRNVACVGGNICTASPISDLNPLWMAARATFRIVDSKGNIRTTPAEKFFLGYRKVDLGSGEILLSVFLPWTRPFEYVKEYKQAHRRDDDIAIVNAGIRVHLEERGENIVVSDASIVYGGVAPLSLSATRTKDFLTGKSWNQELLQGALKIIQKDVLLGDNAPGGMVEFRKSLTLSFFFKFFLWVSHQLEREKGLKGSVPLSHLSAIQPFDRPSVIGTQDYEITKHGTAVGSPEVHLSSKLQVSGEAEYADDTPLPPNGLHAALILSKKPHARILSIDDSGAKLSPGFAGIFFAKDVPADNKVGPVVVDEELFASEFVTCVGQVIGVVVADTHEKAKLAAMKVHVEYEELPAILSIQDAINANSFHPNTERRFRKGDVDLCFQSCQCDKVIEGEVLVGGQEHFYLEPQSSVIWTMDGGNEVHMISSTQAPQKHQKYVSHVLGLPMSKVICKTKRIGGGFGGKETRSAFIAAAASVPSYLLNRPVKITLDRDTDMMITGQRHSFLGKYKVGFTNEGKVLALDLLIYNSAGNSLDLSLPVLERAMFHSDNVYEIPNVRIVGRVCFTNIPSNTAFRGFGGPQGMIIAENWIQRIAVELNKSPEEIREINFQGEGSILHYGQKLQHCTLAPLWNELKLSCEFSKARSEVCQFNTHNRWRKRGVAMIPTKFGISFTLKLMNQAGALVHVYTDGTVLVTHGGVEMGQGLHTKVAQVAASAFNIPLSSVFISETSTDKVPNASPTAASASSDMYGAAVLDACEQIKARMEPIASQHNFSSFAELAGACYVARIDLSAHGFYIVPEIDFDWTTGKGNPFRYYTYGAAFAEVEIDTLTGDFHTRVANIFLDLGYSLNPAIDVGQIEGAFIQGLGWVALEELKWGDPAHKWIAPGSLYTCGPGSYKIPSINDVPLKFNVSLLKGHPNVKAIHSSKAVGEPPFFLASAVFFAIKDAIIAARAEVGCNEWFPLDNPATPERIRMACLDEFTAAFASSDFRAKLSV